One Brachybacterium aquaticum genomic region harbors:
- a CDS encoding alpha/beta hydrolase has product MALASRARRPLTRLAAAAAATVLLLSGCTDAGGGTGANGASDGGSSSSSADGGDTGTQDDQGTQDDQGTQDDQSAGPALQEVGESAAMGIDGDPASDPAYETYYSQQIQWGACEGIEVDGAECGTITVPLQWNDPGAGDIDIAVGRIAATGRSEGSLVINPGGPGGSGVNFLESVPYLISQGVRAQYDMVGFDPRGVNRSAPVECLDDAETDEYLAATGEPGSEDGDALAEEWGTRVVEACEANSGDVLPYVDTYSAARDMDVLRAALGSEQLDYLGYSYGTYLGASYADLYPERVGHFVLDGALDPSISMNEFSAGQAEGFEHATDAFVADCLNAGEECPLRGNAAEAKQQLLNFFAGVDESPLTTTDPDRLLTGALARSAFLVLLYEDSLWQMGREALSSAMSGDGAPLLNIADLSSERSADGTYRTNATFAISAVNCLDHPGVADEQWVEQEAERLAELYPTFGPMLGGQGCALWPEEPVREPAPISAEGAGPIVVIGTTGDPATPYQWSESLASQLDDAVLLTHQGNGHTAYGRSGGCIEEQVDAYLLQDTVPEDGFTC; this is encoded by the coding sequence ATGGCCCTCGCCTCCCGTGCCCGCCGCCCCCTCACCCGCCTCGCTGCGGCGGCGGCCGCGACAGTGCTGCTGCTGAGCGGCTGCACCGACGCCGGAGGAGGCACCGGCGCCAACGGGGCCAGCGACGGCGGAAGCTCCTCCTCGTCGGCCGACGGGGGCGACACGGGCACCCAGGACGACCAGGGCACCCAGGACGACCAGGGCACCCAGGACGACCAGTCGGCGGGCCCCGCGCTCCAGGAGGTCGGCGAGTCCGCCGCGATGGGCATCGACGGCGACCCCGCGAGCGATCCGGCGTACGAGACCTACTACTCCCAGCAGATCCAGTGGGGCGCCTGCGAGGGCATCGAGGTCGACGGCGCCGAGTGCGGCACGATCACCGTGCCGCTGCAGTGGAACGACCCCGGTGCCGGGGACATCGACATCGCCGTCGGCCGCATCGCCGCGACCGGCCGGAGCGAGGGCTCCCTGGTCATCAACCCCGGCGGACCCGGCGGCTCCGGGGTGAACTTCCTCGAGTCCGTGCCGTACCTGATCTCCCAGGGCGTCCGTGCCCAGTACGACATGGTCGGCTTCGACCCGCGCGGCGTGAACCGCTCCGCCCCCGTCGAGTGCCTCGACGACGCCGAGACCGACGAGTACCTCGCCGCCACCGGCGAGCCCGGCAGCGAGGACGGCGACGCGCTCGCCGAGGAGTGGGGCACGCGGGTCGTCGAGGCCTGCGAGGCCAACTCCGGCGACGTGCTGCCCTACGTCGACACGTACTCCGCCGCCCGCGACATGGACGTGCTGCGCGCGGCGCTGGGCAGCGAGCAGCTCGACTACCTCGGCTACTCCTACGGCACCTACCTCGGCGCCAGCTACGCGGACCTGTACCCCGAGCGGGTGGGGCACTTCGTGCTCGACGGCGCCCTGGACCCCAGCATCTCGATGAACGAGTTCTCCGCCGGCCAGGCCGAGGGCTTCGAGCACGCCACCGACGCGTTCGTCGCCGACTGCCTGAACGCCGGCGAGGAGTGCCCCTTGCGCGGCAACGCCGCCGAGGCCAAGCAGCAGCTGCTGAACTTCTTCGCCGGCGTGGACGAGTCACCGCTGACCACCACCGATCCCGACCGGCTGCTCACCGGTGCGCTCGCCCGCTCCGCCTTCCTCGTCCTGCTCTACGAGGACTCCCTGTGGCAGATGGGCCGCGAGGCCCTCTCCTCCGCCATGAGCGGCGACGGGGCGCCCCTGCTGAACATCGCCGACCTCTCCTCCGAGCGCTCGGCCGACGGCACCTACCGCACCAACGCGACCTTCGCGATCTCCGCCGTGAACTGCCTGGACCACCCCGGTGTCGCCGACGAGCAGTGGGTCGAGCAGGAGGCCGAGCGCCTCGCCGAGCTGTACCCGACCTTCGGCCCGATGCTCGGCGGTCAGGGCTGCGCCCTGTGGCCCGAGGAGCCGGTGCGCGAGCCCGCGCCGATCAGCGCCGAGGGCGCCGGCCCCATCGTCGTCATCGGCACCACCGGCGATCCCGCCACCCCCTACCAGTGGTCCGAGAGCCTCGCCTCCCAGCTCGACGACGCGGTGCTGCTGACCCATCAGGGCAACGGCCACACCGCCTACGGCCGCTCCGGCGGCTGCATCGAGGAGCAGGTCGACGCCTACCTCCTCCAGGACACGGTCCCGGAGGACGGCTTCACCTGCTGA
- a CDS encoding permease prefix domain 1-containing protein yields MTVIDSYLDTLFAPYPDTPRLREARNELRALMEDQQQALMDAGRSESQAVGAVIAEFGSLEEVAAELGISAELGGGPGASAAVPALPVLTAERAREYIEAIRRGRWVPAVAIPLFVLSPLPLLVLIAIGGEEPGPWALGIGLTTVLVLVGLGVLLLVMQGSRMEEYEEITKGRFTPTSAVRELATTLRREHRRERGLSIGVGIMLWILAAVPTTLAGVLAEAGSLSPLYGVCLTLAMVALGLWLVLRAGWSETAAVALLQEADEDDLAATSASPAIRAIAAVYWPIAAAIYLAWSFLSGDWHLTWLVWPIAGVLYAGLWSLSGALGTREDAPVGRR; encoded by the coding sequence ATGACCGTCATCGACTCCTATCTCGACACCCTGTTCGCCCCTTACCCCGACACCCCGCGCCTGCGCGAGGCGCGCAACGAGCTGCGGGCGCTCATGGAGGACCAGCAGCAGGCGCTGATGGACGCCGGGCGCTCCGAGTCCCAGGCCGTCGGCGCGGTGATCGCCGAGTTCGGCAGTCTCGAGGAGGTCGCCGCCGAGCTCGGGATCTCCGCGGAGCTCGGCGGCGGTCCGGGCGCCTCCGCCGCCGTCCCCGCACTGCCCGTCCTCACCGCAGAGCGCGCGAGGGAGTACATCGAGGCCATCCGCCGCGGCCGCTGGGTGCCCGCCGTCGCGATCCCGCTGTTCGTCCTCTCCCCGCTCCCGCTGCTGGTCCTGATCGCGATCGGCGGGGAGGAGCCGGGGCCCTGGGCGCTCGGCATCGGCCTCACTACGGTGCTGGTCCTCGTCGGCCTCGGGGTGCTGCTGCTGGTGATGCAGGGCAGCCGGATGGAGGAGTACGAGGAGATCACGAAGGGGCGCTTCACCCCCACCTCGGCGGTGCGGGAGCTCGCGACCACGCTCCGCCGGGAGCACCGGCGCGAACGCGGACTGTCCATCGGGGTCGGGATCATGCTGTGGATCCTCGCGGCCGTGCCGACCACCCTCGCGGGCGTGCTCGCCGAGGCGGGGTCGCTGTCCCCGCTGTACGGGGTGTGCCTGACGCTGGCGATGGTGGCGCTCGGGCTGTGGCTCGTGCTGCGGGCCGGCTGGTCGGAGACCGCGGCGGTCGCCCTGCTGCAGGAGGCCGACGAGGACGACCTCGCCGCCACCAGCGCCTCCCCCGCGATCCGCGCGATCGCGGCGGTGTACTGGCCCATCGCCGCCGCGATCTACCTGGCCTGGAGCTTCCTCAGCGGGGACTGGCACCTCACCTGGCTGGTCTGGCCGATCGCCGGGGTGCTGTACGCGGGGCTGTGGTCGCTGAGCGGCGCGCTCGGGACGCGGGAGGACGCCCCCGTGGGCCGCCGCTGA
- a CDS encoding Gfo/Idh/MocA family oxidoreductase, with the protein MPKTLNIAVIGAGTMAQAVHLPVLRRRWDRFAVTALVDHSPRRRRESSEVWGIAEDRRYESVADLIAAVRAKTVAVDAALLSTDGLHVEDLLQLMKRGIPVLVEPPLGYSAEEIAQVADFERMTGRRLTMMAYPQQYDDAVVRMGEHIATKDLRMVDHEVLMPASQPLFGQAHVTTSSYDIPTDRRTERRKALQSAVEVGAGEGATQRDRDLYVKGLLTGVAHQMAVTEAAYGPITSLIAVRHWPKGVIPGSIELLGELEGGAQVRLVWHYLPFAPEYSERLQVLSARRRMRVELAAPSHGDERSTVSMREKKSGVVQETSTLAPKGSAESMWEAFHAFVEKGVAPVSGAAEAQRQVGLLREVLAAVVAADGRSLEGDPGAKVAAGEETEPEDVASETESADGDVSADGSVAPGAAAVAAPVVTAPPAEPAVDEPGFEELAVAEPIEAEAVDSAPPDAEPESAEPESAEPAPAPDEPSHEEPATAPGAQAAAEVHDVWSVEESATPKTFPAGGEAPEERRD; encoded by the coding sequence ATGCCGAAGACCCTGAACATCGCCGTGATCGGTGCGGGCACCATGGCCCAGGCCGTGCACCTGCCGGTGCTGCGCCGACGCTGGGACCGCTTCGCCGTCACCGCGCTGGTGGACCACTCGCCGCGCCGCCGTCGCGAGTCCTCCGAGGTGTGGGGCATCGCCGAGGACCGCCGCTACGAGTCGGTCGCGGATCTGATCGCCGCCGTGCGCGCGAAGACCGTCGCGGTGGACGCGGCGCTGCTGTCCACCGACGGCCTGCACGTCGAGGACCTGCTCCAGCTCATGAAGCGCGGCATCCCGGTGCTGGTCGAGCCGCCGCTGGGCTACTCCGCCGAGGAGATCGCCCAGGTCGCGGACTTCGAGCGGATGACCGGGCGGCGCCTGACCATGATGGCCTACCCCCAGCAGTACGACGACGCCGTGGTGCGCATGGGCGAGCACATCGCCACCAAGGACCTGCGCATGGTGGACCACGAGGTGCTGATGCCGGCGAGCCAGCCGCTGTTCGGCCAGGCCCACGTCACCACCTCCTCCTACGACATCCCCACCGACCGCCGCACCGAGCGCCGCAAGGCCCTACAGTCCGCGGTCGAGGTCGGCGCCGGCGAGGGCGCCACCCAGCGCGACCGCGACCTCTATGTGAAGGGTCTGCTGACGGGCGTCGCCCATCAGATGGCGGTGACCGAGGCGGCCTACGGCCCGATCACCTCCCTGATCGCCGTGCGCCATTGGCCCAAGGGCGTCATCCCCGGCTCGATCGAGCTGCTCGGCGAGCTCGAGGGCGGGGCCCAGGTGCGCCTGGTGTGGCACTACCTCCCCTTCGCGCCCGAGTACTCCGAGCGCCTCCAGGTGCTCTCCGCCCGCCGCCGGATGCGCGTCGAGCTCGCGGCGCCCTCCCACGGCGACGAGCGCTCCACCGTGTCGATGCGGGAGAAGAAGTCGGGCGTGGTCCAGGAGACCTCGACCCTCGCCCCGAAGGGCTCCGCGGAGTCGATGTGGGAGGCCTTCCACGCCTTCGTGGAGAAGGGCGTCGCCCCGGTCTCCGGCGCCGCCGAGGCCCAGCGCCAGGTCGGCCTGCTGCGCGAGGTGCTCGCTGCGGTCGTCGCGGCCGACGGTCGCAGCCTCGAGGGCGACCCCGGCGCGAAGGTCGCCGCGGGGGAGGAGACGGAGCCCGAGGATGTGGCGTCCGAGACCGAGTCGGCCGACGGGGATGTCTCGGCCGACGGGTCGGTCGCGCCGGGCGCAGCGGCCGTCGCGGCACCGGTCGTGACGGCGCCGCCGGCGGAGCCCGCGGTCGACGAGCCCGGGTTCGAGGAACTCGCGGTCGCCGAACCGATCGAGGCGGAGGCCGTCGACTCCGCTCCGCCCGACGCGGAGCCGGAGAGCGCCGAGCCGGAGAGCGCCGAGCCCGCCCCCGCCCCTGACGAGCCCTCCCACGAGGAGCCCGCGACCGCGCCGGGCGCGCAGGCCGCTGCCGAGGTCCACGACGTGTGGTCCGTCGAGGAGAGCGCGACGCCGAAGACTTTCCCCGCCGGTGGCGAGGCGCCCGAGGAGCGCCGCGACTGA
- a CDS encoding catalase encodes MTDLDPTAPHDGSLPSTTESGAPRQSDAHSLSLGADGPLMLHDVALVEKLARFDRERIPERSPHAKGSGAFGELEITEDVSQYTKAGLFQKGTKTPMLARFSTVAGELGSPDTWRDVRGFALKFYTQEGNFDIVGNNTPIFFLRDPMKFPDFIHSQKRLPASGLRDNTMQWDFWTLSPESAHQVTYLMGDRGLPKTWRHMNGYSSHTYMWVNEAGEKFWVKYHFLTEQGLEFLSNEEAEKLAGSDADYHRRDLFDSINAGDFPSWKVEVQVMPYEEAKQYRFNPFDLTKTWSKKDYPRIPVGRFTLNQNPSNHYAQIEQAAFSPSNTVPGTGVSPDKMLLGRVFSYPDAQRNRLGTNFNQLPVNRPVVETNSYDKEGAMEFFHSGDAPVYAPNSFGRAYQEEQGPVDNGWEADGTLVRSAYTLHAEDDDFGQAHTLIREVMDEGARQRLIETVSGALSTVVEPVLSNAFQYWKNIDQEVGEAIEAAVKAGQDEQVPGADPVDE; translated from the coding sequence ATGACCGATCTGGATCCCACCGCCCCCCACGACGGCTCGCTCCCGTCGACCACCGAGTCCGGCGCCCCGCGCCAGTCCGACGCGCACTCGCTGAGCCTCGGCGCCGACGGCCCGCTGATGCTCCACGACGTCGCCCTGGTCGAGAAGCTCGCCCGCTTCGACCGCGAGCGCATCCCGGAGCGCAGCCCCCACGCGAAGGGCTCCGGCGCCTTCGGCGAGCTCGAGATCACCGAGGACGTCTCGCAGTACACCAAGGCCGGCCTGTTCCAGAAGGGCACCAAGACCCCGATGCTGGCGCGGTTCTCCACCGTGGCCGGTGAGCTGGGCTCGCCCGACACCTGGCGCGACGTGCGCGGCTTCGCGCTGAAGTTCTACACCCAGGAGGGGAACTTCGACATCGTCGGGAACAACACCCCGATCTTCTTCCTGCGCGACCCGATGAAGTTCCCCGACTTCATCCACTCCCAGAAGCGCCTGCCGGCCTCCGGCCTGCGCGACAACACCATGCAGTGGGACTTCTGGACCCTCTCCCCGGAGAGCGCCCACCAGGTCACCTACCTCATGGGCGATCGCGGTCTGCCCAAGACCTGGCGCCACATGAACGGCTACTCCTCGCACACCTACATGTGGGTCAACGAGGCCGGCGAGAAGTTCTGGGTCAAGTACCACTTCCTCACCGAGCAGGGCCTGGAGTTCCTCAGCAACGAGGAGGCCGAGAAGCTGGCCGGCTCCGACGCGGACTACCACCGCCGCGACCTGTTCGACTCGATCAACGCCGGCGACTTCCCGTCCTGGAAGGTCGAGGTGCAGGTCATGCCCTACGAGGAGGCGAAGCAGTACCGCTTCAACCCCTTCGACCTCACCAAGACCTGGTCGAAGAAGGACTACCCGCGCATCCCCGTGGGCCGCTTCACCCTGAACCAGAACCCCTCCAACCACTACGCGCAGATCGAGCAGGCCGCCTTCAGCCCCTCGAACACCGTGCCGGGCACGGGCGTGTCCCCGGACAAGATGCTGCTGGGCCGCGTGTTCTCCTACCCCGATGCGCAGCGCAACCGCCTGGGCACCAACTTCAACCAGCTGCCCGTGAACCGTCCCGTCGTCGAGACCAACTCGTACGACAAGGAGGGCGCGATGGAGTTCTTCCACAGCGGTGACGCCCCGGTCTACGCGCCGAACTCCTTCGGCCGCGCGTACCAGGAGGAGCAGGGCCCGGTCGACAACGGCTGGGAGGCCGACGGCACCCTGGTCCGCTCCGCGTACACCCTGCACGCCGAGGACGACGACTTCGGCCAGGCCCACACCCTGATCCGCGAGGTCATGGACGAGGGCGCCCGCCAGCGCCTCATCGAGACCGTCTCCGGTGCGCTGTCCACCGTGGTCGAGCCCGTCCTCTCCAATGCCTTCCAGTACTGGAAGAACATCGATCAGGAGGTCGGCGAGGCCATCGAGGCCGCGGTCAAGGCCGGCCAGGACGAGCAGGTCCCCGGCGCGGATCCCGTCGACGAGTGA
- a CDS encoding Fur family transcriptional regulator, translated as MSSTDHTSALRSAGLRVTAPRLATLAAVEAHPHADAETIAQAVREHLGTVSRQAVYDVLNALSDAELLRRVSVGGRSMQYELHRHDNHHHLVCRECGRLEDVPCAIGEAPCLLPHDDHGFEIEVADVVYRGVCSECRARLAATTPRTP; from the coding sequence ATGTCGAGCACCGACCACACCTCCGCCCTGCGGAGCGCCGGCCTGCGCGTGACCGCCCCGCGGCTCGCGACCCTGGCCGCGGTCGAGGCCCACCCGCACGCTGACGCCGAGACCATCGCCCAGGCCGTCCGCGAGCACCTGGGCACGGTCTCCCGCCAGGCGGTCTACGACGTCCTGAACGCCCTGTCCGATGCGGAGCTGCTGCGCCGCGTCTCCGTCGGCGGGCGCAGCATGCAGTACGAGCTGCACCGCCACGACAACCACCACCACCTGGTGTGCCGCGAGTGCGGGCGCCTGGAGGACGTCCCGTGCGCTATCGGCGAGGCACCGTGCCTGCTGCCGCACGACGACCACGGCTTCGAGATCGAGGTCGCCGACGTGGTCTACCGGGGCGTCTGCTCCGAGTGCCGCGCGCGCCTCGCCGCCACCACCCCGAGAACTCCCTGA
- a CDS encoding universal stress protein, translated as MAVVVGFIPTEVGFAALAAARQEAEQRGGPLIVVNVLREGVDEDPRHANDQQLEIARDELRGATVRVAFRQETVDDDIADVLLRVVTEEKAELLVIGVRRQRELARHLLGLTVQKLLLSAPCEVLVV; from the coding sequence ATGGCCGTCGTCGTCGGATTCATCCCCACCGAGGTGGGCTTCGCCGCGCTCGCCGCGGCGCGGCAGGAGGCCGAGCAGCGCGGCGGCCCGCTGATCGTGGTGAACGTGCTGCGCGAGGGCGTCGATGAGGATCCCCGCCACGCGAATGACCAGCAGCTGGAGATCGCGCGCGACGAGCTGCGCGGCGCGACCGTGCGCGTCGCCTTCCGCCAGGAGACCGTCGACGACGACATCGCCGACGTGTTGCTGCGCGTGGTCACCGAGGAGAAGGCCGAGCTGCTGGTGATCGGCGTGCGCCGCCAGCGCGAGCTCGCCCGGCACCTGCTGGGGCTGACCGTGCAGAAGCTGCTGCTCTCCGCCCCCTGCGAGGTGCTCGTCGTCTGA
- the nrdH gene encoding glutaredoxin-like protein NrdH, producing MDITVYSKPLCVQCDATKRALNKAGVAYDVVDITEDADALAKVKSLGYVQAPVVITGEDHWSGFRPDKIKALAGAGAQRRSAAV from the coding sequence TTGGACATCACCGTGTACTCGAAGCCCCTCTGCGTGCAGTGCGATGCCACCAAGCGCGCGCTGAACAAGGCGGGCGTCGCCTACGACGTCGTCGACATCACCGAGGACGCCGACGCCCTGGCGAAGGTGAAGTCCCTCGGCTACGTCCAGGCTCCCGTCGTCATCACCGGCGAGGACCACTGGTCCGGCTTCCGCCCCGACAAGATCAAGGCCCTCGCGGGCGCCGGCGCGCAGCGCCGGTCCGCCGCGGTCTGA
- a CDS encoding GNAT family N-acetyltransferase produces the protein MAHEIRALTTETFPAWEALAAKHNGVWGGCWCSYFHGDTPMTLKGEHDGPTFKRRLVEEGVAHAALVLEGEQAIAWCEYGSPLELPNIYHRKEYDAGETSPAPWRITCFFVDRDHRRQGVAREALDGALGLIAAAGGGEVVSFPNELVEGKRTSSSFLHNGTRAMFEKAGFTIERSLGKRKTVARRTVAPA, from the coding sequence ATGGCTCACGAGATCCGCGCCCTGACCACCGAGACCTTCCCCGCCTGGGAGGCCCTCGCTGCGAAGCACAACGGCGTGTGGGGCGGCTGCTGGTGCTCCTACTTCCACGGCGACACCCCGATGACCCTCAAGGGCGAGCACGACGGGCCGACGTTCAAGCGGCGGCTCGTCGAGGAGGGCGTCGCGCATGCGGCGCTGGTACTCGAGGGCGAGCAGGCGATCGCCTGGTGCGAGTACGGCAGCCCGCTCGAGCTGCCGAACATCTACCACCGCAAGGAGTACGACGCGGGCGAGACCTCGCCCGCGCCGTGGCGGATCACCTGCTTCTTCGTGGACCGCGACCATCGCCGCCAGGGCGTGGCGCGCGAGGCGCTCGACGGGGCGCTCGGCCTGATCGCCGCGGCGGGCGGCGGGGAGGTCGTCTCCTTCCCGAACGAGCTGGTGGAGGGGAAGCGCACCTCCTCCTCGTTCCTGCACAACGGCACCCGGGCCATGTTCGAGAAGGCGGGGTTCACGATCGAGCGGAGCCTCGGCAAGCGCAAGACGGTCGCGCGGCGCACCGTCGCCCCGGCGTGA
- the nrdE gene encoding class 1b ribonucleoside-diphosphate reductase subunit alpha: MPPVEHNRRLDYHALNAMLNLYGPDGSIQFDKDREAAREYFLQHVNPNTVFFHSLREKMDYLVENDYYEREVLDQYDFSFIESLSDQAFAKKFRFPTFLGAFKYYTSYTLKTFDGKRYLERFEDRVVMVALTLAHGDEQLARNLVDEILDGRFQPATPTFLNAGKAQRGELVSCFLLRIEDNMESIGRSINSALQLSKRGGGVALLLSNLREYGAPIKHIENQSSGVIPVMKLLEDSFSYANQLGARQGAGAVYLNAHHPDILRFLDTKRENADEKIRIKTLSLGVVIPDITFELAKKNEPMYLFSPYDVEREYGKPFADVNVTDHYREMVDNPRIAKKKIKARDFFQVLAEIQFESGYPYIMFEDTVNRANPIPGKVTHSNLCSEILQVSTPSTMNVDLSYDQMGRDISCNLGSLNIAKAMDSPDFARTIETAIRGLSAVSDTSDIESVPTIAEGNRKSHAIGLGQMNLHGYLARERVFYGSEEGIDFTNMYFYAVTFHAILASMKLAKERGEKFYDFENSAYGTGEYFRKYTEQEWEPKTDKVRELFANSNVHLPTQDDWKQLQAEVAEHGMYNAYLQAVPPTGSISYINHSTSSIHPIVSKIEIRKEGKIGRVYYPAPYMTNDNLEYYEDAYEIGYEKIIDTYAAATQHVDQGLSLTLFFKDTATTRDVNKAQIYAWRKGIKTLYYIRLRQMAIEGTEVEGCVSCML; the protein is encoded by the coding sequence ATGCCCCCGGTCGAGCACAACCGGCGGCTGGACTATCACGCGCTCAACGCGATGCTGAACCTGTACGGTCCGGACGGCAGCATCCAGTTCGACAAGGACCGTGAGGCCGCGCGGGAGTACTTCCTGCAGCACGTGAACCCCAACACGGTGTTCTTCCACTCGCTGCGCGAGAAGATGGACTACCTGGTCGAGAACGACTACTACGAGCGCGAGGTGCTCGACCAGTACGACTTCTCGTTCATCGAGTCCCTCTCGGACCAGGCGTTCGCCAAGAAGTTCCGCTTCCCGACCTTCCTCGGCGCGTTCAAGTACTACACCTCGTACACGCTGAAGACCTTCGACGGCAAGCGGTACCTCGAGCGCTTCGAGGACCGCGTGGTGATGGTGGCCCTCACCCTCGCCCACGGCGACGAGCAGCTCGCCCGCAACCTCGTCGACGAGATCCTCGACGGCCGCTTCCAGCCGGCCACCCCCACCTTCCTCAACGCCGGCAAGGCCCAGCGCGGCGAGCTCGTCTCGTGCTTCCTGCTGCGCATCGAGGACAACATGGAGTCCATCGGCCGCTCCATCAACTCCGCGCTGCAGCTGTCCAAGCGCGGCGGCGGCGTGGCGCTGCTGCTGAGCAACCTGCGTGAGTACGGTGCGCCGATCAAGCACATCGAGAACCAGTCCAGCGGCGTCATCCCCGTGATGAAGCTGCTCGAGGACTCCTTCTCCTACGCCAACCAGCTCGGCGCGCGTCAGGGCGCCGGTGCGGTGTACCTCAACGCCCACCACCCCGACATCCTGCGCTTCCTGGACACCAAGCGCGAGAACGCCGACGAGAAGATCCGCATCAAGACCCTCTCCCTCGGCGTCGTGATCCCGGACATCACCTTCGAGCTCGCCAAGAAGAACGAGCCGATGTACCTGTTCTCCCCGTACGACGTGGAGCGCGAGTACGGCAAGCCCTTCGCGGACGTGAACGTCACCGACCACTACCGCGAGATGGTCGACAACCCGCGCATCGCGAAGAAGAAGATCAAGGCCCGCGACTTCTTCCAGGTCCTCGCCGAGATCCAGTTCGAGTCCGGCTACCCGTACATCATGTTCGAGGACACCGTGAACCGGGCCAACCCGATCCCGGGCAAGGTCACCCACTCGAACCTGTGCTCCGAGATCCTGCAGGTCTCCACCCCCTCCACCATGAACGTGGACCTCAGCTACGACCAGATGGGGCGGGACATCTCCTGCAACCTGGGCTCGCTGAACATCGCCAAGGCAATGGACTCCCCGGACTTCGCCCGCACCATCGAGACCGCCATCCGCGGCCTCTCGGCGGTCTCGGACACCTCCGACATCGAGTCCGTCCCCACGATCGCCGAGGGCAACCGCAAGTCCCACGCGATCGGCCTGGGCCAGATGAACCTCCACGGCTACCTCGCCCGTGAGCGCGTGTTCTACGGGTCCGAGGAGGGCATCGACTTCACGAACATGTACTTCTACGCGGTGACCTTCCATGCGATCCTCGCGTCGATGAAGCTCGCCAAGGAGCGCGGCGAGAAGTTCTACGACTTCGAGAACTCCGCGTACGGCACCGGCGAGTACTTCCGCAAGTACACCGAGCAGGAGTGGGAGCCGAAGACCGACAAGGTCCGCGAGCTCTTCGCCAACTCGAACGTGCACCTGCCCACCCAGGACGACTGGAAGCAGCTGCAGGCCGAGGTCGCCGAGCACGGCATGTACAACGCCTACCTGCAGGCGGTGCCGCCCACCGGCTCCATCTCCTACATCAATCACTCCACCTCCTCGATCCACCCGATCGTCTCCAAGATCGAGATCCGCAAGGAGGGCAAGATCGGCCGGGTGTACTACCCCGCGCCGTACATGACCAACGACAACCTCGAGTACTACGAGGACGCGTATGAGATCGGCTACGAGAAGATCATCGACACCTACGCCGCGGCCACCCAGCACGTGGACCAGGGCCTGTCGCTGACGCTGTTCTTCAAGGACACCGCCACCACGCGCGACGTCAACAAGGCGCAGATCTACGCCTGGCGGAAGGGCATCAAGACCCTGTACTACATCCGCCTGCGCCAGATGGCGATCGAGGGCACCGAGGTCGAGGGCTGCGTCAGCTGCATGCTGTGA
- the nrdI gene encoding class Ib ribonucleoside-diphosphate reductase assembly flavoprotein NrdI yields MSNLVYFSSVSGNTKRFVEKLGMPADRIPLRPTDEPLVADEEFVLVVPTYGGGNGRGAVPKQVIKFLNDERNRKLIRGVISAGNTNFGEAYCLAGDIISAKCKVPHMYKFELFGTPRDVTRVHDGLEEFWRH; encoded by the coding sequence GTGTCCAACCTCGTCTACTTCTCCTCGGTGTCCGGCAACACCAAGCGCTTCGTCGAGAAGCTCGGGATGCCGGCCGACCGGATCCCACTGCGTCCCACGGACGAGCCCCTCGTCGCCGACGAGGAGTTCGTCCTCGTGGTCCCGACCTATGGCGGGGGCAACGGCCGCGGCGCCGTGCCCAAGCAGGTCATCAAGTTCCTCAACGACGAACGCAACCGGAAGCTCATCCGGGGCGTGATCAGCGCGGGGAACACCAATTTCGGCGAGGCCTACTGCCTGGCGGGGGACATCATCTCCGCCAAGTGCAAGGTCCCCCACATGTACAAGTTCGAACTGTTCGGAACCCCGCGCGACGTGACGCGGGTCCATGACGGATTGGAAGAGTTTTGGCGACACTGA
- a CDS encoding lysophospholipid acyltransferase family protein yields the protein MAGRFYIGARAFARPLVRLIWNPRVSGLENVPEQGAFVIASNHLANMDSFMIPVVLPRTIRFVAKDTLWTQKGPQGAVLRWFFDAVGAVPVDREALASGKGALQAGLEILRSGAGFAVYPEGHRSKDGLLHQGKQGAAWLALEAGCPVIPVGVKGTEHMFSRLLPERGAITIRVGTPILPEEIDPSASKGLRRRLLTARIMDEIQALSGQRRADGPQGRSADQQDK from the coding sequence GTGGCCGGACGCTTCTACATCGGCGCGCGCGCCTTCGCGCGCCCCCTCGTCAGGCTGATCTGGAACCCCAGGGTGAGCGGTCTGGAGAATGTCCCGGAGCAGGGCGCGTTCGTCATCGCCTCGAACCATCTCGCCAACATGGACAGCTTCATGATCCCGGTGGTGCTGCCGCGCACGATCCGCTTCGTCGCCAAGGACACGCTGTGGACCCAGAAGGGCCCGCAGGGCGCGGTGCTGCGCTGGTTCTTCGACGCCGTGGGCGCCGTGCCCGTGGACCGCGAGGCCCTCGCCTCCGGCAAGGGCGCCCTGCAGGCGGGGCTCGAGATCCTCCGCAGCGGGGCGGGCTTCGCCGTCTACCCCGAGGGCCACCGCTCCAAGGACGGCCTGCTGCACCAGGGCAAGCAGGGCGCGGCCTGGCTCGCGCTCGAGGCCGGGTGCCCGGTGATCCCGGTGGGCGTCAAGGGCACCGAGCACATGTTCTCCCGCCTCCTCCCCGAGCGCGGCGCGATCACGATCCGCGTGGGCACTCCGATCCTGCCCGAGGAGATCGACCCGTCGGCCTCCAAGGGGCTGCGCCGACGCCTGCTGACCGCCCGGATCATGGACGAGATCCAGGCCCTGTCCGGGCAGCGCCGGGCCGATGGCCCGCAGGGACGCTCCGCAGACCAGCAGGACAAGTAG